In Opisthocomus hoazin isolate bOpiHoa1 chromosome 3, bOpiHoa1.hap1, whole genome shotgun sequence, a genomic segment contains:
- the C3H18orf63 gene encoding uncharacterized protein C18orf63 homolog — MSSTRHQSLFFASLPELQKLCATTVTLSSQIPENETRSTQIKICRQLLFLHQDILSAPVIGTLNQISVVMAIPFYKSGICQAYVEKHGATLEAPQTVSPVVLQTCLSYTLTARLAPRWNKAGHLLVQGEDFLSHSGRQNAVVIDLNVAERQLCISVEACSIRLPPPELGDFDISANTLKLFNSDENTVIHQHSILSNWCYVLPSMKMGQIINISHIIPPESPFRSYEELQIHWKNLYGYILPEDLDETKIYFSIYFRPIGEKFFTYPLNCIRSQPVQYFPRMNSESVLNSFLSDMKRNLSHLCGFPVKMTSKALYATQELSRALVREIKSKHMKLAGEMVCVASVTQAPPRKQSLPRISSPCSTENSHRMERWIKEPETRSHSSSSKGTERASVEATEKSVSNRQTPGIPELPAVKPLGMPVNSAFELPLKKVSKIIPIFKGKLMQMNGKTTNQMDGKKRENAERCSPAKMMGVSSSMLTAHKSSITQVYKPVQNMSVKNPTHSGVLQVMNTKTYAKHGIPIFRWRTESRGQMTTSDFSDNSPSGGGSSEDSHKKANSPSVLKNFGSVLQKSNINLSLNTYASPTSSASRGKKFASQNIVQVLEKQHQSKKVHLQICKLDNETTDSSLSQAQRKRSNEGAGLNIHESVLNVCIAKNEGNKAACHSKDYIAKTTSCHSKSNFEQMTIGNEYLTCETLTSKLTSSIKESNVEASVKKRCARRGQKEEGYSKLNKAKRSKPSI; from the exons ATGAGTAGCACCAGGCACCAATCTCTGTTCTTTGCCAGTCTGCCGGAGCTACAAAAACTCTGTGCCACTACAGTAACACTGAGTTCTCAGATACCGGAAAATGAGACAAGGAGTACACAGATAAAGATTTGCAG acagttatTATTCCTGCATCAAGACATCCTTTCTGCACCTGTTATTGGAACACTAAATCAAATTTCAGTTGTAATGGCG atACCATTTTACAAATCAGGAATATGTCAAGCCTACGTAGAGAAACACGGAGCTACC CTGGAAGCACCACAAACAGTTAGTCCAGTCGTTCTCCAAACCTGTCTCTCCTACACACTGACAGCCAGACTTGCACCCAGATGGAACAAGGCTGGTCATCTCTTGGTGCAAG gAGAAGATTTTTTGTCTCACTCAGGAAGGCAAAATGCTGTTG ttatAGACCTCAACGTAGCAGAGAGACAGCTTTGCATCAGTGTGGAGGCTTGCTCAATTCGGTTGCCACCCCCTGAG ctGGGAGATTTTGATATTTCAGCAAACACATTGAAGCTGTTTAACAGTGATGAAAATACAGTTATTCACCAACATTCCATATTAAGTAACTGGTGCTATGTTTTGCCAAG CATGAAAATGGGTCAAATCATAAACATCAGCCACATAATTCCTCCAGAATCTCCTTTCCGTTCATATGAAGAACTTCAAATCCACTGGAAGAATCTG TATGGATATATTCTTCCAGAGGATCTTGACGAGACAAAAATATACTTCAGTATTTACTTCAGGCCAATAGGGGAAAAGTTCTTTAC GTATCCTTTAAATTGCATTCGAAGTCAGCCAGTGCAGTATTTCCCTAGAATGAATTCAGAAAGTGTGCTGAACTCTTTTCTTTCTGACATGAAGCGTAATCTTTCACATCTATGTGGATTTCCAGTAAAGATGACAAGTAAAGCACTTTATGCTACGCAGGAACTCTCCAGGGCTCTGGTGCgt GAAATAAAATCTAAGCACATGAAATTGGCTGGTGAGATGGTTTGTGTAGCTTCTGTAACGCAGGCTCCTCCAAGGAAACAGTCTTTGCCTAGAATTTCTTCACCGTGCAGCACGGAGAACAGCCACAGGATGGAGCGCTGGATCAAAGAGCCAGAAACGCGCTCTCACTCGAGTAGCTCTAAGGGTACAGAAAGGGCTAGCGTTGAAGCCACAGAGAAATCAGTGAGTAACAGGCAGACACCAGGAATACCAGAGTTACCAGCTGTGAAACCTTTAGGGATGCCTGTAAATTCAGCCTTTGAGCTCCCCCTCAAAAAAGTCAGCAAAATTATACCAATTTTCAAAGGAAAGTTGATGCAAATGAATGGAAAGACCACAAATCAAATGgatgggaagaaaagagaaaatgctgaaAGATGTTCCCCAGCAAAAATGATGGGCGTTTCATCTTCTATGCTGACTGCGCATAAGTCCAGCATAACTCAGGTTTACAAGCCCGTTCAAAATATGTCTGTCAAAAATCCTACTCATAGCGGTGTACTTCAGGTAATGAACACAAAAACATACGCAAAACATGGTATACCCATATTTCGATGGAGAACAGAGTCCAGGGGACAAATGACTACTTCTGATTTTTCTGATAACTCACCTTCAGGTGGGGGTTCAAGTGAAGACAGTCATAAAAAGGCAAATTCTCCTTCTGTGCTGAAGAATTTTGGGTCAGTGCTTCAGAAATCTAACATCAATCTGAGTCTGAATACATACGCATCTCCTACTTCCAGtgcaagcaggggaaaaaagtttgcAAGTCAAAACATCGTGCAAGTTCTTGAGAAACAACACCAGTCAAAGAAAGTACATTTGCAGATTTGTAAATTAGACAATGAAACAACAGATTCCAGTTTATCACAGGCACAAAGAAAGAGATCAAATGAAGGAGCAGGGTTAAATATTCATGAATCTGTCTTAAATGTGTGCATCGccaaaaatgaaggaaataaagCAGCATGCCATTCTAAGGACTACATTGCTAAGACAACTAGTTGTCATTCCAAATCCAACTTTGAACAG